In the genome of Desulfovibrio desulfuricans, one region contains:
- a CDS encoding DMT family transporter, whose translation MPPTAPNLLPHLALLTAMAFWGSTFVVLRIALTTLSPLQTMAGRMLVACIVFLPLWPRLWRELKTHGHLGTLTLMALCEPCLFFLFETNALRLTTASQAGMITSMLPLLVAVTAFATLREHAGLRMWLGFLLAVCGVTWLTLTAVPDEKAANPLLGNILEGVAMCCAAGYTVLARHLSAQYSALCITAVQAFVGMVFFCLLAATIPESAALVSLGRTFPAWAPWACLLYLGGIVTFAGYGLYNFGVKRLNAGRAAAYTNLIPVFALLFGIALLDEKLLPAQYGGAALIVLGVLLSQWRGKAAANPAS comes from the coding sequence ATGCCCCCCACCGCTCCCAATCTGCTGCCCCATCTGGCACTGCTGACCGCCATGGCTTTTTGGGGGTCCACCTTTGTCGTGCTGCGCATTGCCCTGACCACCCTGAGCCCCCTGCAAACCATGGCAGGGCGCATGCTCGTGGCCTGCATTGTTTTTTTGCCCCTATGGCCGAGGCTGTGGCGCGAACTGAAAACGCACGGGCATCTGGGCACGCTCACGCTCATGGCCCTGTGCGAACCCTGTCTTTTTTTTCTTTTTGAAACCAACGCCCTGCGGCTTACCACCGCCTCGCAGGCAGGCATGATCACTTCCATGCTGCCGCTGCTGGTGGCCGTAACCGCCTTTGCCACGCTGCGCGAACACGCCGGCCTGCGCATGTGGCTGGGTTTTTTGCTGGCGGTATGCGGCGTCACCTGGCTGACCCTGACCGCCGTGCCGGACGAAAAAGCGGCCAACCCCCTGCTGGGCAACATCCTTGAAGGCGTCGCCATGTGTTGCGCCGCCGGGTACACCGTGCTGGCCCGCCACCTTTCGGCCCAGTACAGCGCACTGTGCATCACGGCCGTGCAGGCCTTTGTGGGCATGGTCTTTTTTTGCCTGCTGGCCGCGACCATTCCTGAATCCGCCGCGCTTGTCAGCCTTGGCAGAACCTTTCCCGCCTGGGCGCCCTGGGCCTGTCTGCTCTATCTTGGCGGCATCGTTACCTTTGCCGGATACGGCCTGTACAATTTTGGCGTCAAGCGCCTTAACGCCGGGCGGGCCGCCGCCTACACCAACCTTATCCCTGTTTTTGCCCTGCTGTTCGGCATTGCCCTGCTGGACGAAAAACTGCTCCCCGCCCAATACGGCGGGGCTGCCCTCATAGTGCTCGGCGTACTGCTGAGCCAGTGGCGGGGCAAGGCTGCGGCAAACCCCGCGAGCTAG
- a CDS encoding response regulator, translating to MSIKTIIKTSNLAQLLLLLLLGLCLVSFGRGLHESRRTLENYYRLDSLLVDVETNTRQSYEEANAFMFTGSPERYANWQILSQARAGAQQDSAMHGVSFEDTARNLNLSTSLQVQVQSLLARRKHLDNLLDTAVSMAVGSSGPPHWDRDSLDLRGAQNWADRVNLDSEVQQMLFSAQTLREVQYRSFLDQVSMQEEPLVQMVWAMGIALLALAASALANIYIFQKRVAQPLDEVSLYAEGVAAGEDPQPVKLRYRDELSGMFGSLQRMKGTLFTRIRELKEAERWARKSKQQAVLARAQALTSLELAQKASHVQEDFLRRMSHEIRTPLNAIIGMSYLSLQTGLSGVQRDYMSQINTSGSVLLDMVNRILDFSSVNEGLLRRESRAFLLPRLLELLRQSVAGSALDKHLELHFTLDSDVPKVIEGDERHLEEALRILLDNAVKYTRTGSVECSVQYARDGGQDDACRLLFVVADTGPGMDSTLKEKLFEPFALGDESMTRSTSGLGLGLALARQLVNLLGGELSVASSLGKGSRFFFELSFGRVQHGEAPESLSAQEEALAAVESIFTPADVQQQTVLVVEDNDINAQIASELLAQARLAVRVASNGLAAVEEVRRGGVDLVLMDVQMPVMDGLEATTRIRELGYTPEILPILAMTAHADAASRMDGKNVGMNDYLTKPVDPAALYAALEKWLPGGLEFNPLTQGGVPCVATVEESAGQGLDVMRSADAAVAEPEGLAVNVEAGLATVGGNRDLYRELLLRFVDHYGESARELRGMLACGDLRGAARLAHTVKGVAANLGVERVCRLTRRMESSLPLNPPGESLMDEFEKSMDEVLMRVRCLEGANAMTTTGTLHLDGEHREALTALMAELPELMEVDWGNAESTLESFVPFVDGTPYAEDLAAILASVKDFDNGALQGQAAALQIRLLGDRA from the coding sequence ATGAGCATCAAAACCATCATCAAAACTTCCAATCTCGCGCAGTTGCTGCTTCTTTTGCTGCTGGGGCTTTGCCTTGTATCCTTTGGGCGCGGGCTGCACGAAAGCAGGCGGACGCTCGAAAACTATTACAGGCTCGATTCCCTGCTGGTGGATGTGGAAACCAACACCCGCCAGAGCTATGAAGAAGCCAATGCCTTCATGTTTACCGGCAGTCCTGAAAGGTACGCCAACTGGCAGATACTGAGCCAGGCCAGAGCGGGGGCGCAGCAGGATTCCGCCATGCACGGCGTGTCTTTTGAGGACACGGCGCGCAATCTCAACCTGTCCACGAGCCTGCAGGTGCAGGTGCAGTCGCTGCTTGCCCGGCGCAAACACCTGGACAATCTGCTGGATACCGCCGTCAGCATGGCCGTGGGCAGCAGCGGCCCCCCGCACTGGGACAGGGACAGCCTTGATTTGCGCGGCGCGCAAAACTGGGCCGACAGGGTAAACCTGGACAGCGAGGTGCAGCAGATGCTGTTCAGCGCCCAGACCCTGCGCGAGGTGCAGTACCGCAGTTTTCTCGACCAGGTAAGCATGCAGGAAGAGCCGCTCGTGCAGATGGTCTGGGCCATGGGTATCGCCTTGCTGGCCCTGGCCGCCAGCGCGCTTGCCAACATCTATATTTTTCAAAAAAGGGTTGCGCAGCCGCTGGACGAGGTCAGCCTGTACGCCGAGGGCGTGGCTGCGGGCGAGGATCCCCAGCCGGTCAAGCTCAGATACAGGGACGAGCTTTCGGGCATGTTTGGCTCGCTGCAGCGCATGAAGGGAACCCTGTTTACGCGTATACGCGAGCTCAAGGAGGCCGAACGCTGGGCGCGTAAAAGCAAGCAGCAGGCCGTGCTTGCCCGGGCGCAGGCCCTGACCTCGCTGGAGCTTGCCCAAAAGGCCTCGCATGTGCAGGAAGACTTTTTGCGGCGTATGAGCCACGAAATACGCACGCCCCTCAACGCCATTATCGGCATGAGCTATCTCAGCCTGCAGACGGGCCTCAGCGGCGTGCAGCGCGATTACATGTCGCAGATCAACACGTCCGGCAGCGTGCTGCTGGACATGGTCAACCGCATCCTCGATTTTTCCAGCGTCAACGAGGGCTTGCTGCGGCGTGAAAGCCGCGCTTTTCTGCTGCCCCGGCTGCTGGAGCTGCTGCGGCAAAGTGTTGCGGGCAGCGCCCTTGATAAGCATCTGGAACTCCATTTTACCCTTGATTCTGACGTGCCCAAAGTTATAGAGGGCGACGAGCGCCATCTTGAAGAAGCGCTGCGCATCCTTTTGGACAACGCGGTCAAGTACACCCGCACGGGTTCTGTGGAGTGCAGCGTGCAATACGCGCGCGACGGCGGGCAGGACGATGCCTGCCGCCTGCTTTTTGTGGTGGCGGACACCGGTCCCGGCATGGATTCGACCCTTAAGGAAAAACTTTTTGAGCCCTTTGCTCTGGGCGACGAATCGATGACCCGCTCGACCAGCGGCCTCGGCCTCGGGCTGGCGCTGGCCCGTCAGCTGGTCAACCTGCTGGGCGGCGAGCTGTCTGTGGCAAGCTCGCTGGGCAAGGGCAGCCGCTTTTTCTTTGAGCTTTCGTTTGGCCGGGTGCAACATGGCGAAGCGCCGGAATCCCTCTCCGCCCAGGAGGAGGCGCTCGCCGCCGTAGAGAGCATTTTTACCCCCGCCGATGTGCAGCAGCAGACCGTGCTGGTAGTGGAAGACAACGACATCAACGCCCAGATCGCCAGCGAGCTGCTTGCTCAGGCCCGGCTGGCAGTGCGTGTGGCCTCCAATGGCCTGGCGGCGGTGGAAGAAGTGCGCCGTGGAGGCGTTGACCTGGTGCTCATGGACGTGCAGATGCCGGTGATGGACGGCCTCGAAGCCACTACGCGCATACGCGAACTGGGCTATACGCCGGAGATTCTGCCGATTTTGGCCATGACGGCGCATGCCGACGCAGCCTCGCGCATGGACGGAAAAAATGTGGGGATGAACGACTACCTCACCAAGCCGGTGGATCCGGCAGCCCTGTACGCGGCGCTTGAAAAATGGCTGCCGGGCGGGCTTGAATTCAACCCGCTGACCCAGGGCGGCGTCCCATGCGTGGCAACGGTGGAGGAGAGCGCAGGGCAGGGGCTGGACGTTATGCGTTCAGCGGATGCCGCCGTGGCTGAGCCGGAGGGGCTGGCCGTCAACGTGGAGGCGGGGCTTGCCACCGTGGGCGGCAACCGCGACCTGTACCGCGAGCTTTTGCTGCGTTTTGTCGACCACTATGGCGAAAGCGCCAGAGAGCTGCGCGGGATGCTGGCCTGCGGCGACTTGCGGGGAGCGGCGCGGCTGGCGCATACGGTCAAGGGCGTTGCCGCCAATCTGGGCGTGGAGCGCGTCTGCCGCCTCACGCGGCGCATGGAAAGCTCCCTGCCGCTGAACCCGCCCGGCGAAAGCCTGATGGATGAATTTGAAAAGAGCATGGATGAAGTGCTCATGCGCGTACGTTGCCTTGAGGGCGCAAACGCCATGACCACCACCGGCACGCTGCACCTGGACGGCGAGCACCGCGAGGCCCTGACGGCCCTGATGGCGGAGCTGCCGGAACTGATGGAAGTTGACTGGGGCAATGCGGAAAGCACGCTGGAAAGCTTTGTGCCCTTTGTGGACGGCACGCCGTATGCGGAAGATCTGGCCGCCATCCTTGCTTCGGTAAAGGACTTTGACAACGGGGCGTTGCAGGGGCAGGCGGCCGCCCTGCAAATCCGCCTGCTGGGTGATCGAGCGTGA
- a CDS encoding glycosyltransferase family 8 protein, with protein MKTVFCLDDKIQYLTLLKVAVRSLRAVQGSEAPCLCVYAGSDAALLAELEAENIPVARYAPRLDPSGFTPLGQACAGCFLKLELALVPELAQDDRVLYCDTDVLFYRPLDELFAQQPTYVGMAREYTAPFFHQYQQLSYEYRGASYTVPLPFPIWTYSSGVALFNLDRLRKRDFIGHFMAFCKENESRIGNLDQSLINYFFGKRITRLDDCWNCPPYREECRDAARIVHFHGPKPWEHNRPELADLRINHYPYMRERWMEYLTSQERALVQSWA; from the coding sequence GTGAAAACCGTATTTTGCCTCGACGACAAGATCCAGTACCTGACGCTGCTCAAGGTGGCTGTGCGCTCCCTGCGCGCGGTGCAGGGCAGCGAAGCCCCCTGCCTGTGCGTGTATGCGGGCAGCGACGCGGCCCTGCTGGCCGAGCTTGAGGCCGAGAACATCCCCGTGGCGCGGTATGCTCCGCGTCTTGACCCCAGCGGCTTTACCCCGTTGGGGCAGGCCTGCGCCGGGTGTTTTCTCAAGCTCGAGCTGGCGCTTGTGCCCGAGCTTGCGCAGGACGACCGCGTGCTTTACTGCGATACGGACGTGCTGTTTTACCGTCCGCTTGATGAACTTTTTGCGCAGCAGCCGACGTATGTGGGCATGGCCAGGGAATACACGGCGCCCTTTTTTCACCAGTACCAGCAGCTGTCGTACGAATACAGGGGCGCCAGCTACACGGTGCCCCTGCCGTTCCCCATCTGGACATATTCGAGCGGCGTGGCCCTGTTTAATCTGGACAGGCTGCGCAAGCGCGATTTTATCGGGCACTTCATGGCCTTTTGCAAAGAGAACGAATCTCGCATCGGCAACCTTGACCAGTCGCTGATCAATTATTTTTTCGGCAAGCGCATCACCCGGCTGGACGACTGCTGGAACTGCCCGCCGTACCGGGAGGAATGCAGGGATGCGGCACGGATAGTGCATTTTCACGGGCCAAAACCATGGGAGCACAACAGGCCCGAGCTGGCCGACCTGCGCATCAACCATTACCCCTACATGCGTGAGCGCTGGATGGAATACCTGACCTCGCAGGAGCGTGCGCTTGTGCAGAGCTGGGCCTGA
- a CDS encoding chemotaxis protein CheW yields the protein MDAAQAPRLEAQDSDQEHDGDLLQLVTFRIGEEEFGVDILSVQEIIRLMQITMVPHAAAFIEGVINLRGKVIPVINMRTRFSLPAVEHDANTRIVVMEFNQKIVGFLVDGVSEVLRIPVSTVEPAPPVVCGIGSEYIRGVGKLEDRLLILLDLDTLLSDMNADAG from the coding sequence ATGGACGCGGCGCAAGCGCCGAGGCTGGAGGCGCAGGACTCTGACCAGGAACACGACGGCGACCTGCTCCAGCTCGTCACCTTTCGCATTGGCGAAGAAGAATTCGGGGTTGATATCCTTTCTGTTCAGGAAATCATCCGGCTCATGCAGATTACCATGGTGCCCCATGCCGCAGCGTTTATCGAAGGCGTCATCAACCTGCGCGGCAAGGTTATTCCCGTCATCAACATGCGCACCCGGTTCAGCCTGCCTGCGGTGGAGCATGACGCCAACACGCGCATTGTGGTGATGGAATTCAACCAGAAGATCGTGGGTTTTCTGGTTGACGGCGTGTCCGAAGTGCTGCGCATCCCCGTCTCAACCGTCGAACCCGCGCCCCCGGTAGTGTGCGGCATCGGCTCGGAGTACATACGCGGGGTGGGCAAGCTCGAAGACCGACTGCTCATTCTGCTTGACCTCGACACGTTATTGAGCGACATGAACGCCGATGCGGGTTAG
- a CDS encoding DegT/DnrJ/EryC1/StrS family aminotransferase: MSMRLSRSIVGEAEARAVSRVITEDGYLGMGNEVRLFEEEVARYIGVKPSQVITVNTGTAALHLAVDAVAAQCRVDGKPEVLVPSLTFVASFQAIAAAGCVPVACDVLAETGTIDLADAERRVTPRTIAIMPVHYASNPWHLDAVYSFARDRGLRVVEDAAHAFGCKSHGRMIGSFGDMVCFSFDGIKNITCGEGGCLVAFDEEAGQLASDARLLSVANDAQKRFTGGRSWDPDVKRQGWRYHMSNIMAAIGRVQLGRLEAEFIPARRALTAIYEERLAGVDGLALLATDPQDFVVRHIMPVRVLDGRKDAVKEFLAARDIPTGVHYKPNHLLSCFGGGAQSLPVTEQLYAELVTLPLHPGLSVEDVESVCEALVAALK; the protein is encoded by the coding sequence ATGTCCATGCGTCTTTCCCGTTCCATTGTGGGTGAAGCAGAAGCCCGCGCAGTCAGCCGCGTCATCACTGAAGATGGCTACCTCGGCATGGGCAACGAGGTGCGCCTTTTTGAAGAAGAAGTGGCGCGCTACATTGGCGTCAAGCCCAGTCAGGTTATCACGGTCAATACGGGCACAGCGGCCCTGCATCTGGCTGTGGACGCCGTTGCCGCGCAGTGCCGCGTAGACGGCAAACCCGAAGTCCTCGTTCCATCGCTTACCTTTGTGGCGTCTTTTCAGGCCATCGCCGCCGCAGGCTGCGTGCCTGTGGCCTGCGATGTGCTGGCAGAAACCGGCACCATTGATCTTGCCGATGCCGAGCGCCGCGTGACCCCCCGCACCATTGCCATCATGCCAGTGCACTATGCCAGCAACCCCTGGCATCTCGATGCCGTGTACAGTTTTGCCCGCGACAGGGGCCTGCGCGTTGTGGAAGACGCCGCCCATGCCTTTGGCTGCAAAAGCCACGGGCGCATGATCGGCAGCTTTGGCGACATGGTCTGCTTCAGCTTTGACGGCATAAAAAATATCACCTGCGGCGAAGGCGGCTGTCTGGTGGCCTTTGACGAAGAGGCCGGGCAGCTGGCTTCGGACGCCCGCCTGCTCTCTGTGGCCAACGATGCGCAAAAGCGCTTTACGGGCGGGCGCTCGTGGGATCCGGACGTCAAGCGGCAGGGCTGGCGCTACCATATGAGCAACATCATGGCCGCCATTGGCCGCGTACAGCTTGGACGCCTTGAGGCGGAATTCATACCGGCCAGGCGGGCGCTTACAGCCATTTATGAAGAACGGCTCGCCGGGGTGGACGGTCTGGCGTTGCTGGCCACTGACCCGCAGGATTTTGTTGTGCGCCACATCATGCCCGTGCGTGTGCTTGACGGCCGCAAGGACGCGGTCAAGGAATTTTTGGCCGCGCGGGACATCCCCACCGGCGTGCACTACAAGCCCAACCACCTGTTGAGCTGCTTTGGCGGGGGAGCCCAGTCGCTGCCCGTAACAGAGCAGCTCTATGCCGAGCTGGTAACCCTGCCCCTGCACCCCGGCCTCAGCGTCGAAGATGTGGAGAGCGTGTGCGAAGCGCTTGTTGCGGCACTGAAGTAA
- a CDS encoding GtrA family protein, with product MASGWQRLPGCSRLAALARGLLARRWVRFGIVGGAASASYFLLGLLFVNVLQLPTLAGNALAFALSFIVSYLGQCLWTFRAADAGAGIATHRSMLPRYAATQAVGLGLNSAIIWLLMQMGVPYAWAMPIAVLLVPVMVYMLCKVWVFKKQASFAPVGARQTPPQPSADSGPARNKDNA from the coding sequence GTGGCTAGCGGCTGGCAAAGACTGCCTGGCTGCTCCCGGCTTGCGGCGCTGGCGCGCGGGCTTTTGGCCCGGCGCTGGGTGCGCTTTGGCATTGTGGGCGGCGCGGCTTCGGCGAGCTACTTTTTGCTGGGGTTGCTGTTTGTCAACGTGCTGCAGCTACCTACGCTGGCGGGCAATGCCCTGGCCTTTGCGCTCAGTTTTATCGTATCCTATCTTGGGCAATGCCTGTGGACGTTCCGCGCGGCGGATGCGGGCGCGGGCATTGCCACCCACCGCTCCATGCTGCCGCGCTATGCGGCTACCCAGGCCGTGGGCCTGGGTCTGAATTCAGCCATTATCTGGCTGCTCATGCAAATGGGCGTCCCCTATGCCTGGGCCATGCCCATAGCCGTATTGCTTGTGCCGGTTATGGTCTATATGCTGTGCAAAGTCTGGGTATTCAAAAAGCAGGCGTCGTTTGCCCCGGTCGGAGCAAGGCAGACGCCTCCGCAACCTTCGGCCGACTCCGGCCCTGCCCGCAACAAGGATAACGCATGA